A genomic stretch from Oreochromis niloticus isolate F11D_XX linkage group LG11, O_niloticus_UMD_NMBU, whole genome shotgun sequence includes:
- the LOC100691921 gene encoding carcinoembryonic antigen-related cell adhesion molecule 20 yields MASVTVTSCWKSLLLVALMGVPGLGTKVQISWTGRVTAGSPTTFTCSSNCFPNCIYTWSFKASTVNGSTLTWTPDGLDDTVKLHCTVFNPQTGVYTSTDTIVEITNQMSVQVSPLNTVPSLNQSLNLICSDVRFSDPQGLSDLVWYKDGQEVTLRENMWLQQNNLTLHFDSLLPSDAGFYQCQTYLPTSQTRVVSLGYLLSYDQWNVSISGPDTVFPGQLSEFTCLTSCTLNVECTVTWKFRGGFPVGTYFSINKNVVKWTPSLPGTFQNFTCVAENKAAGHSAEATKMVEVKDIPISGSEAMQLSGLFAGILSLGLWVL; encoded by the exons ATGGCGAGTGTTACTGTGACATCCTGTTGGAAGAGTCTTCTGCTGGTGGCACTTATGG GTGTACCAGGTTTGGGGACCAAGGTGCAGATTTCTTGGACTGGCAGGGTGACAGCTGGTTCCCCCACTACTTTCACATGCTCATCTAATTGTTTTCCAAACTGCATCTACACCTGGTCCTTTAAGGCCAGCACAGTCAACGGGAGCACGTTAACTTGGACACCAGATGGACTGGATGATACAGTAAAACTGCACTGCACTGTCTTCAATCCACAAACAGGAGTCTACACAAGTACTGACACCATTGTAGAAATTACAA atCAAATGTCTGTACAGGTCAGTCCGCTGAACACTGTCCCATCTCTCAACCAGTCATTAAATCTCATCTGCAGTGATGTCAGATTTAGTGATCCACAAGGCCTATCAGACCTGGTCTGGTATAAAGATGGACAAGAGGTGACCCTGCGTGAAAATATGtggcttcagcaaaacaacctCACACTTCACtttgactcactgctgccttcTGATGCTGGTTTCTACCAGTGTCAAACTTATCTGCCTACATCACAGACAAGAGTTGTCAGCCTGGGCTATCTGCTCAGCT ATGATCAGTGGAACGTCAGCATTAGCGGACCTGACACTGTGTTTCCTGGTCAGTTAAGTGAGTTCACCTGCCTGACCAGCTGCACCTTAAATGTGGAATGCACCGTCACGTGGAAGTTCAGGGGAGGTTTCCCTGTTGGAACCTACTTTTCCATCAATAAAAATGTGGTCAAGTGGACTCCTTCACTACCTGGGACTTTTCAGAACTTCACCTGCGTTGCAGAGAATAAAGCTGCTGGACATTCTGCTGAGGCCACCAAGATGGTAGAAGTTAAAG ATATCCCAATCTCTGGATCAGAGGCGATGCAGCTCAGTGGACTATTTGCAGGAATCCTCAGTCTGGGACTGTGGGTCCTCTAG